The genome window tgtgtgtatgatgGCTTCTCCTTATGTCGTCGTTGTCACGGGTcgttgcctctctctctctctgtgttgctcGCTTTTCTCCGCGCTGTTGACGAGTGTGGCCAATCGACATGGTCGTTCTTGTCCCAGTGgatgtgggggaggggaggagaggggtggagaggaggaggggaggggggtgctcGTAAAAGCGCAAACAgcggggaaaagggggggaataggtgatggcggcgtggtggtgtgggTAACGCATCGCTGGCAAACGTGTATGTCATTTAGATCACTCCACGATGCACGTCTTTGCCTCTCGCGCTGCCCACGCACGTATCGAACACCCTTAATCGTtactccccacccctctcctctcttctctcttcgctgctcctcatcAGGTGTCGAACGCtgttctttcctcctctgtgggttccccccccttcacgGTGAAGTCTTTGCAAAAATCGTTGTGAGTAAAACCTCATGGCATTTAATGCATTCNNNNNNNNNNNNNNNNNNNNNNNNNNNNNNNNNNNNNNNNNNNNNNNNNNNNNNNNNNNNNNNNNNNNNNNNNNNNNNNNNNNNNNNNNNNNNNNNNNNNGGNNNGACTGGCGCGACGTGCGCTCGTGACGGCCGCACATGCGGCCATgactttctcctcctcctcctctccctcccccctcggtGTCTGGGCCTGCACGACACTTGCCCATTGTTTCGTCGACGCTCCGTGCAGGTGCTGTTCTCGTTTGCCGTGTGGATTTTCCGCTTCCTCTGAATTTTGTTCCAGTCGACGTGTCGCCAGGCGGCCATCCCGGCTCCCGGCTTGTGAGGAGGCAAGCCTACCGACAGGCCACTTTGCCCGGAGGTTGTGAAGCGGGGTGGCGCTGTCTACACAAACTGCGCAACAAGGGGCCCCCGCCACTAAGCGTGGGCACACTCGCAGGAGGTGCAAGAAGGTGTCACGGCATGTCTTGCGAGCAGCGTAAtctctgcgtgtgttctCTTCCACAAAAGAGATGTTGGAGTTCAGCTCGGCCAGGGTCCCGTCGGTGCTACTCCCGTCGCTGGTAGTGGGACGATGTCTGGTCCCGGCCAAAGGCTCGCTTAAAAGGTAAGCGAGacccgcggcggtggcgaaggcgcGGCGGCATTTGTCCTCCCCACATAGTGGCGGGGCACTGAGGAAGCGCATTCCACTAGCCGGAGCTTCCAGCAACCCACATcaccttctcccctccccctccacctctgtctTTCTACCGAGTCTCGCAACAGAGCAACGACATCATAGTCGGCACATCCGCCGCATCTCGGACGCTGCCCCTTCTTTGTCCATTCTTGTTTTCATTTTCTCCCGCCCACTTCACCCCCCCCATCGAACACTCGCTTACCGCAAACGCACTGAGACACaccgacgcacacgcacactttTCTGCACCCTTTCTTTCCACTACGCTCAGACGGACACGTCGCCGCCATGTTCTTCTCCACCTACGTGCTCACAAAGAAAGGCCCGCTCGCCAAGGTTTGGCTCGCCGCGCACTGGGACAAGCGACTCACCCGCCATGAAGTGAAGGTGGTTGACCTCAGTCAGACTATCCTGCACATTGTCCGCCCTGTCGTCCCGATCGCCCTGCGCACGTCGGGTGAGCTGCTCGTCGGTGTCGTGCGCATCTACGCGCTGAAAGTGAAACAcctgctgaaggaggcgaCAGAGGCGACGCTCTTCTTGCGTGTGACGACTCTCGCGACGAAGGGTAGCAAGGCTGGTCTTGCCGGCCAGCACCGCACCACCTCGATCGATGGCGCCGTGGTGCCAGTGAAGGGCAGCGATGTCGAGGCTGTGACGTTTGACTGGAACGCTGACATCGCTGCGAAGCACGGGGCGGTGGCAGACGTTGCCGAGGCTCTCGGCGAGGGTCGCTTTAGTGCTATCGCCGATCTGCTTGGCAGCGGTCGCCGCATAGATGTCGCCGATAcggacaaggaggaggccCTCTTGGCGTCGGCGTGGTACACCGTGCATCCACTGTCGCAGGCGGCAGGTGACGAGCTTCACACCACACAGCAGGACTACGACGAGATTGCTAAAATGCGGGCGGACTTGATGGCCTTTGGCGagcgcgccagcggcagtgcCAGCACCAGTAAGAGCAAATCAAGTTTGTCAAGCATGGAGAAGGGTCgtggcagcgtcgccgccggcgtGAACGACATTTCGTTCCCCGCTGTCGGCGATGAGCTCGATATTGGAGTTCCGCTCCCTGACGAGCTGCCGGCGGGCTTCCCTGCTCTGGACGGGCAGGCGCCGTCGGGCATGATGCCAACCGATCCGTTCCTGCTGCCGGACATGATTACTATgaacgaggaggcggcagcggcacagcaggcAGGTCCAGGTCGAAAGGTGCGGCCAGTGAACGTGTGCGACCTCGCCTCCACGACACTCTCACGCGAAGCCTTTGAGAAATGCATGGCGGACCGCAGCGACATTCTCAACAGCGGGCCGCGCCGTGGCCCCCACGacgcgcaggaggaggccgaccGCTACACCGTGACGAGGTCCTCTAACCTGGCGAATACGGTTGCTACCAACCTCCTGATagacgcggcgccgctctcgGGCGTGCTGAACCCGGCGCTTCGTCTCGCTTatgcggcagcgctgcaacCGAGCGTCGAGGAAGCAGCCACGATGACGGCGCGGGCGTTGCGGACCTCGACAGCACAGCGAAGTGAAGTCCCTGCCGGCGGCGGGGGCGCACTCGAGGCGGAGGATGCGCAGGTTGCCGCGGCGGATCTGGATGGCAGCGCCATGCTACTGCCGGAGgaggtgacgcagcagcctcgCAAGCGCGGGCGCTACGACGGTGACGGGGTGGATGACTCAACGACGGCTGCGGGTGTGTCGACCAGTGCTCAACAGACACTGGAGCGCATTCGAACGGAGCTCTCGTTGCACGCCGCGCATGGCCGCAAGAAATCCCGTGTTGAGTCGACTGCTTCTCTCGTTGGTGCAAGCTGCCTGCTGCGGGAGGTGTGCCATGGCCTGCGTCGTCGCGATGCCGCGCGCACCTTCGTGGACGTCCTAGCGCTGGCGTCGAAGCAGTATGTTAGCGCGCAGCAGGGGCCTGGGTCTGATGAGGTGCAGGTGACTCTGAACGAGTTGGCCCTGCGTCTGTTGGCTGCGGCGTGAGAGCAGCGGTGTGTATAGGCTGAGTGATGGGAGCAACGCTGCAGCGCTCAGCCCCCTTGTGTGTGGAATGGAGCGTGCATGCTTGTCTGTTTCGCTCTCAATAAACCGTCGAGCCGTccaaccccctccctcttcctcttacCTATTTTCCCTACACTGCTGTTTTCACTGTTGCCGGTGCTATTCGGTCTCCACTGACCTCCCCGCTGTCCCTCTCCAACCCCGCCGTCTCGAGGTGTAATGCCATTTTCCGCattttccccccccccccccccccccatagAGCCCTATCACATGcagggcgtgtgtgtgtgtttgacAGAAGctgtgggagagagagagggagtaaCCGAGAGCGCGTGAACACCGACGGTGCGCGGTGGTTTCCGTTGATGAATGGCAGAGCCCTCCCTTTGAACATACCCCCACCCACAtacagcagccacacagcTCTCTTGAAACCATAGAGGCGCAGATGCATGAACGTTCGCGCTTATGAAGTCCATCGTGGCAGTTTTGCACACTACGCGTGTCGAAGTGGAATGTGCGGGCTTCTCTGCCACAGGGCCGCTACCAACAGCGCGCACAATAcactttcctctttccccacgTACACACATACCCATGCCAGGACCTTCCCCATAGAGACACACATGCgattttttctctcttcttttttgcATTCGTTTTTCCCAAGTCGCGCGGTTGTGGATATACATCtctgtgggtgcgtgtgtgtgtgtgtgtgtgtggatgtctTATTTGGTTTTACACTTTTTTCTTTGGCGAGTATATGCTCCGTGAGTGCGCGAGGTTGGTGTGGGCCCatactcacacacacacacacgtacgaACCCTCGATGCGGTGCTGGGGTGGTGTACAAGCGGAGctgacgaggaagagaaagggcaaAGGTGCTTTTCGataaggggggggggcagggagaaaaagggagcGCGTCGtgcttgcgtgtgcgcgtacgTTCGTTTGCATGTGCCTGTGGAcctttccccacccccacacacgcgaggCGGCTTCACTCGTCCTACTGCACACAACGGTTTTACTCTCTGGCTCTACCCCCGCATTAAAACAATGCACGCCTCATCACCACTCGGCCtgcgctttcttttttttctttttttcttctctcgcggtcttctctctccgccggCCTTCGATTCCACCtacgtacgcacacacacacacacacatacacacagaacACAGCTGCATTGAGCAGACGACTCCTCATGCTTTCTCTGTTCTCTGCTCTCCTTGCTGATGGGGCATTAGTGATGagcttgtgtgtgtgtgtgggggcggggggggggattcTCTGTCTCGCCTGCATACATGCCTGTTTGCGTGTCTGTAACCATTTGGGTGCCGCGTGCGGATGGGGTAACGGCCGCTGCACTGACCACTACTGCTGCCTTGCGCCGTTCTCCACCACCTGAGGCGTTGTACCTTTCCTTCACTCGTCTTCACCGTTACGttcttttcgctctttcACGCCTACCCGTTCCTCTGGCCTTTTGTTTCTCCGTtcgcacgtgcgtgcgtgtgtgtgcgacgACGGccaaaaaaaggaggggcCCAAAGTTCTGCACAACCAGACAACGAAACACCGCCACTTGTCCTGGACACGACACTAAAAGCCAACGtgcgccttttttttcctttcctttttttttcgttcgttGCAGCCCTCCATCTCCCCTGTGTGCGGTGACGCGGACACGCCTCTCTACTTGCACGTGCATACCCACTCGCGCCCCTACACCATATACCCATAGGCACGCACAAGGCGGTCATGTCGAAGTACGCCAATCCCGAGTACTGGGAGGACCGGTACCGCAGCAATGACACCACTTTTGACTGGTTCGTCACGTATGACAACCTGCAGGCCATTCTTCGCCCTCTCCTGCAGCCGGCAGAGCAGATTCGGGTGCTGGTAGTGGGCTGCGGCAACAGCCGTCTCTCCGCTAATATGTATGAGCACCTCAATATCAAGAAGATCACCAACGTGGATGTGTCGCCAACGGTGATTAGTCAGATGCAGCGTCGCTATTCAGAGATGAACGAGATGCAGTGGATATGCGCCGATCTGCTCACCACCCCGATTGAGAAGCTGATGCTAGAGCTCTGCCCGAACGACTACCTCTATGACTTCATCGTGGACAAGGGCCTCGTGGACAGCATCCTCGGCGGCTCAAACTCCTTTCACAACCTGTACACCTTCAACAAGAACatgtcgcagctgctgaagcgcggTGGGCGCTTCGTGGTCGTGTCGTACGGGTCACCCGAGACGCGCATGGACCATTTCCGTCGCAAGAAGCTGAACTTTGATGCGGAGCACAGGGTTCTGGAGAAGCCAATGCTGAGTTCCTCGACCGCTAGCCCTACCGGGCACTACCACGTGTACATCATGGTGAAGGTTGGTGCGAAacaaggcgctgcggtcTCCATGGCGGCAGAAGGCGAGTcggaggaagacgacgaTTTCTATGACCGCTTCATGACGCAAAACTCCGCGACACACTGAGGCGCGCGTGACTaacacggcggcggtgaacCACCTCAGGGGGGCTGCaagggaagggggcgagGGTGAACGTGTACCTGTGCGCGGATGCCGCTATCCTTGTTCACGTAAGCGTCCGTCTCGCCACAACCACTACCATCAGCAGCTGTTCTTTCTATAAGCAGCTGTatgcgtgtgagtgtgtgagtgtgtgtgtgtgtggtttACTCCTTGTCATGGTCGGTGCATTGcgctggtgatggtgatAGTGGCAGTGCCCcctgtgagggaggggggggggcggaggcCTTCTCTTACTCTGTGTGGGGTCCTGTGGGGTGGGAGTTGCAGGTGTAGAGGCAAAGAAGGGACGCTCATTCACATAGACGGTGACgtagggggagagagagggagagtgaaTCAGTAGTTCTGAGCTGTGTTCACCCGTCTCTCTAACATGATGCCTtcttgccccctcccccctcttccctccaccCTAAGCTGTGACACTTGAAAGGTGCGCCTTCCTTCATCCTTCAAGCCACTCTGTCCTCCCTCCTAtacctttcctctccctccaccctaTCATCTAACACTGCAGATGCATGAGTGagtaggtgtgtgtgtactgaTGTACGATATGAACGAGATGAAGCGACATGGCATGGCTGTTTGCGTGtatgcgcgcgcgtgctcaCGCGAAAGGAAGACAACCAACAACCGGAAGGCATGCGAGCCAGTAACGTCGACGCCTGTGGAAGCATACTAGCGAGTTTATGCGTATATATGCACACCTGTCGTGGCTGTGGGTGCATCTGgcacccccttctcccaGGCCCTTTCTGCGTATGAATCAAGATATGAAGGACTGCAGGaggcatgcgtgtgtgtgtgtgtgtgtgtgtgtggaggggggggg of Leishmania braziliensis MHOM/BR/75/M2904 complete genome, chromosome 5 contains these proteins:
- a CDS encoding putative double-strand-break repair protein rad21 homolog — its product is MFFSTYVLTKKGPLAKVWLAAHWDKRLTRHEVKVVDLSQTILHIVRPVVPIALRTSGELLVGVVRIYALKVKHLLKEATEATLFLRVTTLATKGSKAGLAGQHRTTSIDGAVVPVKGSDVEAVTFDWNADIAAKHGAVADVAEALGEGRFSAIADLLGSGRRIDVADTDKEEALLASAWYTVHPLSQAAGDELHTTQQDYDEIAKMRADLMAFGERASGSASTSKSKSSLSSMEKGRGSVAAGVNDISFPAVGDELDIGVPLPDELPAGFPALDGQAPSGMMPTDPFLLPDMITMNEEAAAAQQAGPGRKVRPVNVCDLASTTLSREAFEKCMADRSDILNSGPRRGPHDAQEEADRYTVTRSSNLANTVATNLLIDAAPLSGVLNPALRLAYAAALQPSVEEAATMTARALRTSTAQRSEVPAGGGGALEAEDAQVAAADLDGSAMLLPEEVTQQPRKRGRYDGDGVDDSTTAAGVSTSAQQTLERIRTELSLHAAHGRKKSRVESTASLVGASCLLREVCHGLRRRDAARTFVDVLALASKQYVSAQQGPGSDEVQVTLNELALRLLAAA